One Nicotiana sylvestris chromosome 12, ASM39365v2, whole genome shotgun sequence genomic window carries:
- the LOC104226048 gene encoding uncharacterized protein, translating to MAIKVVFGGSTLNVISAYASQTGLDKDVKWHFWEALDEVVRGIPPTEKLFIGGDFNGHIGSSASGYGKVHGSFGFGDRNEGGTSLLGFARAFELVIVNSMFPKREEHLVTFWSMVAKTKIDYLLLRRCDRGLCEDFKVILSENLATQHRLLLMDVGILIKRKKRFVRGPLSIR from the coding sequence ATGGCAATTAAGGTAGTATTTGGAGGGAGCACTCTGAATGTCATTAGCGCTTACGCATCGCAAACGGGCTTGGACAAGGATGTAAAATGGCACTTCTGGGAGGCACTGGATGAGGTGGTGCGGGGTATTCCGCCGACGGAGAagctattcataggaggagattttaatggtcatattgggtcgtctgCTAGTGGCTATGGTAAGGTGCACGGTAGTTTCGGCTTTGGTGATAGGAACGAGGGTGGTACCTCACTGTTGGGTTTCGCTAGAGCTTTTGAGTTGGTGATCGTGAACTCTATGTTTCCGAAGAGGgaggaacatttggttactttttGGAGTATGGTGGCTAAGACTaaaattgactatctcctcctcaggaggtgTGATAGGGGGTTGTGCGAGGATTTCAAGGTGATCTTGAGTGAGAACCTCGCAACTCAACATAGGCTCCTACTGATGGACGTCGGTATTTTgataaagaggaagaagaggtttGTACGGGGTCCATTGAGTATCAGGTGA